The Diachasmimorpha longicaudata isolate KC_UGA_2023 chromosome 18, iyDiaLong2, whole genome shotgun sequence DNA segment CTCAGGTCTGCACGATACGAGAAAAATAGTCGTTTTACATTTAGgaaaacaattaataattgtttaaaattgtttttaaaacgTTCTGATTAATTCCCCTGCAGGTGATCGTTGAGCAGTCGAGGCGAGGAGTCGAAGAATCTGTAAAcgcgatttttttggaaaagtgTCACTAAGcaattaacaaataattaataatgatgatgacgATTAATGAGCAAGTTTGGCACTGCTGTATATAAAGTGATAAATATTCTGTTGGGCTCGAGGGAGGATTTTTCCTAGATGGGGTGAACCGTTGCTTGACATGCGGAGTCaagaaattaatgattaaattaGGAATAATTGATAAGTTGACCAATTTTTGTTCGATTCTGAGCTTCATTCTGAGTTATTTGATCTAAGAAAAAAGACGAGAAATGTGAGATATCGTTCATTCTGGATTTTCTTCAgtgaatgatgattttttttatcagaaataGTAACGTAACTAGTAAGATTCATCATAAATGTGTTAGagtgaataaatataaataaattaaatgactATTGTTATTTAACTTCCCAACGACAGCACCGTATCCTTCCAATTAACGTTTTGgagttttcaataattttttaattaaattttcattataattttccTCTATTTCACGACTTTCCGTACCTGGTGCACAATGTTGCATTTGTTTATattctttttcaattattagttATTTTATAACAGCTAAAAAGCAGTTGTATACAGATATACGGAAGACCACGTAATGTGGAgtcccaaaattttttttttatttcgatattaatattcaggaatttttagataaattgaattttcccggGCTTTCTGAGATATCCACCATCACTCAGCGCATGCgcaaaataatcataataaagAACTGTTGGCCCCAAGGGGCAAGGGGTTGGGAGTGATGAGACACGTTGAACTTGCCATTTGCTCATAATCCACAGACAAACGGAATAAACATCATCTTCACGATTGTCATTAACGTTTTAcataatcaaataattatcgCCAAATGTCGACTCCACCAGTTCATGTAGAGCGAGACTTGGATTTGAGTAATGCAGGACGTGGAGTGTGGCTTGTTAAGGTTCCTAAATATATTGCCAATAAATGGGAGAAGGCACCTGGTAACATTGAGGTTGGAAAGCTCAAAATAACAAAGTGAGTactgttgttgttgtttttataattcagtttatttattttataatcgatCAAACACCAAATTAGAAACGCAATTAAtgttatcagaaaaattaaattattttcctgggataaataattttaaagaattatcattttatcGTGATCttgtgatttttaattttttggtaGAAATCCTGGACAGAAAGCCGAAGTGTCCTTGAAATTATCAGAAGCTGTTCTAGCACTCAAGGAGCCAGATGAGGAAGATATCCCCAAACAACACAGGCTCGATGTTTCCACAGTTAGTCATCAAACACTTGGAGTATTTTCCCACGTAGCTGGTGAGATAGACCACaattattcatatttaatATGTATTgtctttcaatgaaattatgaaattcatcTTCTTCAGGGTCAAGTAATTCTGATGCCATTGTCCCTGAGTCTGAGAAGCTTTACATGGAGGGCAGAATCGTACAAAAATTAGAATGTCGACCAAATGGTAatgtttatataaaaaatactattgTTCGTCTTCACcccaatattcaattttttttgcacgaagtgaagtataaaaaaataaaattcatcggagtgaattattttattattattgcacCCAAAGCTTATCAATTCGTACAGTTTACAAATCTATATAAATATATGTGCCATATAACAatagtgaaattattttcagctGATAATTGTTACATGAACCTGAAGAAGGAAAGTATAAAACGTGCCTCAGTTCCATTGAGGCAGCTTCGTCACCTGGAGAGGGTTGTGCAGAACTTCAAACCTGTCTCTGATCACAAGCACAATGTAACTATCTCGAAACGACTTTGGCAACTTCCCTCTCCCATTGATATTAACAAAAGTGTTATTTTTTAGATCGAATATGCCGAGAAGAAGAAGGCAGAGGGCAAGAAGATGAGGGACGACAAGGACGCTGTGATGGACATGCTCTTCGCAGCATTTGAGAAGCATCAGTACTACAATATCAAAGATTTGGTTAAAATTACGAGACAGCCAATCGTGAgtatttttctttcgatttATTTTACATTCGTTGTAGCAAAATGTCCTTAATTTCgctaaacaaattaatttctatGATTACATAATTAAATACATCAGGAAGATAAACTCCTGCAGAAAATATCGAATGATTAATTACTATTAATTtcttaaatgattttttcaacatctgaaatcactttttacatttgattttatcaacacaattcaaaatttaatgaacaaaattaaacaaacaGTTCATCACAtgtaaattttctaaaaatttgatGGCAGTGCAAATATCATTAATTCgacttttccgtaatttttttttcattgaataagtTTATTACGTACAAAAATTTGACGATAAATACTTTATAcccaattttatatttattgaggtgatattcgttaattattaattatctttgaaaataacaaaaatcgtatccaatatttttcattagacTTTCACATCTCTCACCGATAActtcaattaacaattttctatctacaatttaaataatcacTTTGTACACAGGTGTACCTGAAGGAGATACTCAACGAGGTGTGCAATTACAACCTGAAGAATCCCCACAGAAACACGTGGGAATTGAAACCGGAGTATCGTCATTACAAAGTCGACAAGCCAGCAGAGGCACCTGCCAAGGACGACTCCGAGGACTCGAGCTAGTCTATCGTCTTTTTCCTCTCCATCTCCTCGACGATTTTCCTGGGGAAGATCCCCAGCCGCAAGCTCTAGGGGTTAATAGGCATTGTTTCATAATCCAATTAAGTAACTAATCAAAAGCTGGCTAGAACTATTTTCTCCGAGATTTGTGATAAATTGGAGATTTCAGCCTCGTCAGACGTTGGCGAAGCCTTCGAACATGAGAGTTCTTCCGTCTTTCGTCCGAATATTTAAGCTCAGCTGTTCGTTCGCTTTGATGAACAGGACCGAGCCCGGGCAGTAGACCTGTGAGTTCACCTCGACTGAACCTTCGATTATTATCAGGATCCCAGCTGAATTTCTGGGGGGAAGGGCATACGATGGTGTGCCAGGAGGAAGCTGTgacgaaataaatattatgaaatgaattttcaatgtcagtatttaatagaaaattcaataaattaattttttttattcgacgaTTGTTTATTACGGAAATAGAAATTGGGGTTCCCAGGACATTCAGCATTTTCCAGTGAagatatttcataatttttgaagGGGGAAATTTCAAAGGGGATCGTGAGAACAACTGGAAGAGATTTACCTCAATTTTAGATACAGCAAAGTCCTTGATTGGGGGTCTGAAGACTTCGGAGTAATCGTCCTCCTTGACAGGTTTGAATCTCTTCAATTCTGCAGCTTCACAATTGTATGTTAACATCTCCACTAGTGTGTCAACGTCCTTTAATTTCGGAGTCAGTCCAGCTCTGACTACATTGTCTGAACAGGACATTATCTCCATGCAGTCTaggatcagaaaaa contains these protein-coding regions:
- the LOC135170865 gene encoding general transcription factor IIF subunit 2, translating into MSTPPVHVERDLDLSNAGRGVWLVKVPKYIANKWEKAPGNIEVGKLKITKNPGQKAEVSLKLSEAVLALKEPDEEDIPKQHRLDVSTVSHQTLGVFSHVAGSSNSDAIVPESEKLYMEGRIVQKLECRPNADNCYMNLKKESIKRASVPLRQLRHLERVVQNFKPVSDHKHNIEYAEKKKAEGKKMRDDKDAVMDMLFAAFEKHQYYNIKDLVKITRQPIVYLKEILNEVCNYNLKNPHRNTWELKPEYRHYKVDKPAEAPAKDDSEDSS